TTTAGCATTTTCATATAAAAGAAGCTGGGGGAAGGCATCTGCAAATATGGCTGAATTGGCGCGCTCAAGGAACAGGAAAAATTTCTGCCGTTCGGCTCTGTCAAGGAGATGGGTCATGGTCGAACTTTTCAAGTCAGTCATATGGTATCCCCCATTCCTCGAAACCATATGTGCTAAAAAGGCCCAATGGACCTCTGGATTACGATTGTAAAAGGCAAGATATGCTTGTGTTCTTGTGATATTGTTCCGGTTCAAGGCAGCCGTCTCAGTTCGAATGCTTTTTATAAGGGCAGTTTCCTCAGGAAAAAATGCTTTTGACTCATCAAAAGGCTGAAAGAGCTCTTTTTGTAAACGGGATTTTAGCGTGTCATATCTTTCAGCATCGATGATGGGTTTTGTTTTGACAGGGTGTTTGCCCATCAGCTTCTGCAAATATTGGGAAAGCATACAATCACCACGAATGTTTTTCGATCATTATATGCAGAGCCGTCAAGAAAGGGGCGTTGCATTTGCAACGCCCCCGGATTTCTTTGTCATCAGTTATTTTTCTTCTTCTTTTCCAGGTACAATAAAATATAATAAACTATCCAGAAAAGAAACACAGGAATGAAGGATAATATTCTATATTTTACCGGTACGGCAAATAAGATGAAAATGGATGAAAATAAAAAGGGAACCGCCAGGAGTATATATTTTCTCCATTGCATATGCTGAACCTCCTTAGGTTACGTCATTCTTATAAGAATAAAGGATTATCCAGCAATAATCTAGAAAAGTCGCAATTGACAAAGATAGGCACACGTAGTAATCTTTAAACATAAGTTAAAAATTACCATTAAATAATAGAAAAGGAGGCGAACGTCATGACTAAATCAGTTAAGCACAGTGATGTCACAACCGAATATCATACGTCCGCCTGCCCTGAAACCTTGTCGTTCTAGACAAAGGATTCGACGTGTTCATTGATCATTTTAAAGCGCAGGTTGTGGAATTTTCGCGCGCGGCCTGCGCTTTTATATGTGTTATTACGCATCTAGAAAAGCTTCCGCTAATTGGCGGGGGCTTTTTGGTATTTGGGGTACAGGTGCATTAGCATCCTTTCCATATAAAAGATAGGAGGAATTTTAAATGAGACGAAAGACATTGGAAATCTTATTGCAACCCGGAGATCCAGAAAGCGGTTAGCGAGTGAAAGGTTTGAACAAAAGGGAGGGAAATTCATGTTTGCGATTTTTAAAAAGCTGTCCTGGTTCTTTAAAGAACAGTGGCGGCGTTATACCTTGGCGATTTTATTTCTGTGTCTGGTGAATATCCTGGAGGTTATCCCGCCAAAACTCGTCGGGAATGCCATCGATGATATGAACAATGGCAGCATGACACAGGAAGGGGTCATGAAATATGTTATTTATTTGCTCATGGTACTGAGCGGCAGTTACCTATTTGGTTACTTATGGAGTTATCTGTTATTCGGCGGCGGTAACCTGGTCGAACGAAAGCTAAGGTCCGGATTTATGGGCCATTTGCTGAAAATGACGCCGACGTTTTATGAAAAAAACCGTACAGGGGATTTAATGGCAAGGGCAACCAATGATTTAAAGGCAATATCCCTCACTGCTGGTTTTGGGATATTGACGCTTGTTGACTCGGTGCTGTTCACCATTACGGTTGTGGTCATGATGGGAGCCACGATCAGCTGGCAGTTAACGATTGCGGCGGTGCTGCCGCTGCCGATCATGGCAGTGATGATGCAAATTTACGTGAAGAAAATTTACAAACGTTTTACGGATGCACAAGCAGCCTTTGGTACTTTAAATGACAAGGTCCTGGAATCCATTTCAGGTGTCCGTGTTATCCGGGCCTATGTCCAGGAACGGGAAGATGAAAAGCGATTTGATGAAATGACAGAGGATGTATATCGCAAAAATCTAGCCGTGGCAAGAATCGACGCCCTCTTTGATCCGACAATCAGCATTATCATCGGCATCAGTTATTTAATCGGGTTGGGCTACGGGGCTTATCTTGTGTTTCAACAGGCCATAACGCTTGGCGGACTTGTTTCGTTCAATGTGTACCTAGGCATGTTAATTTGGCCGATGATAGCGGTGGGTGAACTGATCAATGTCATGCAAAGGGGAAATGCTTCGCTAGATCGTGTTCAGGATACCCTTTCATATGAAGCGGATGTGAAAAATTCATTCGGTCTGAAGAGTATTCAAAAACCGGGAAATATCCAATTCAATTCAGTTTATTTTACATACCCTTCCTCAACGGTTGTGAATCTATCCAATATTTCCGTTCAGCTTGAGCGCGGTCAAACATTGGGGATAGTGGGGAAAACGGGAAGTGGAAAAACGACATTCGTGAAGCAATTGCTGCGGGAATATCCTTTAGGAACAGGTGAAATCGCTTTTGCAGGCATGCCGCTGGAGCAACTGAATCTTGAAGATATTCGTAAATGGATCGGCTACGTTCCACAGGACCATTTTTTATTCTCGAAATCTGTTAGGGAAAATATCTTATTCGGTAAAATGGATGCAACGGAAGAGGAACTGGCTGAAGCTATCCGGCTTGCGGATTTTGA
The DNA window shown above is from Peribacillus sp. FSL P2-0133 and carries:
- a CDS encoding ABC transporter transmembrane domain-containing protein is translated as MFAIFKKLSWFFKEQWRRYTLAILFLCLVNILEVIPPKLVGNAIDDMNNGSMTQEGVMKYVIYLLMVLSGSYLFGYLWSYLLFGGGNLVERKLRSGFMGHLLKMTPTFYEKNRTGDLMARATNDLKAISLTAGFGILTLVDSVLFTITVVVMMGATISWQLTIAAVLPLPIMAVMMQIYVKKIYKRFTDAQAAFGTLNDKVLESISGVRVIRAYVQEREDEKRFDEMTEDVYRKNLAVARIDALFDPTISIIIGISYLIGLGYGAYLVFQQAITLGGLVSFNVYLGMLIWPMIAVGELINVMQRGNASLDRVQDTLSYEADVKNSFGLKSIQKPGNIQFNSVYFTYPSSTVVNLSNISVQLERGQTLGIVGKTGSGKTTFVKQLLREYPLGTGEIAFAGMPLEQLNLEDIRKWIGYVPQDHFLFSKSVRENILFGKMDATEEELAEAIRLADFEKDLMMLPNRLETLVGEKGVALSGGQKQRISIARALVKNPEILILDDSLSAVDAKTETTIIENIQNERAGKTTIITTHRLSAVQHADRIIVLDSGEIIEEGTHADLLQKDGWYRAQYERQQVDEGTEVKA